In the genome of Acidovorax sp. 69, the window CCGCGCGCGTACACCTGCTGTCCCGAGCGCAGCGGTTTGTCGACCACCACCGTGCCGGGGCCGGGCATGGGCACCTGCACCGGGACTTCACGCACCACTTCCACCTCGACCTCGCGGATCACTTCGCGCACCACTTCCTGCGCCAATGCGGCAGGGGCCTCAGCGCGGGCGGGCGGTGCGTCGGGCGCTGCAGCCAGCCCGGCGGCGCGCGCAGCATCCATCTGGGCGGGACTGCCTCCCCGCACCGCCACAGGCAAGGTACTGCGGCTGCGCAGCTCGGCCACGATGGCCACAAAGTCGATGGGCGCCTCTGCCTCGCGCACGGCGGCCAGGTCGATCAGCACGGGATCGTTGTCGAAAAAACCCGGGGCGTCGGCCACCCGTTCTGCCAGGTCGGCAGCAAACCGCGCGGCGTCGGTGGTCTTGAGCATCACGGCCACCACGGGCAGCGATGCGCTTTTGAGGTCAAAGCTGGTGCGGGACTGCGCCGCCGTCGTAAGGGCCATGAAGAGGGTTTGGAAAGGAGCGGAAGAACCGTTTCAGAAGGCGCAAAGTGTACCGTGGGCCTGTGTAAGCGCCTGTGCACGCACGATTGGCGCGATCCATGGGCGGCGCGCGACAGTGGTGACAGCGACAGCGCACAGGCGACCGCCCGTTGCGACAAGCCCTTTGATAATCCCCCGATGCCTTCCAACCGCAAAACACACATCGACGCCCTCGCCATCGCCCTGCTGCTCGCCTGCTGCATGTTCTGGGGCTTTCAGCAAGTGCTGGTCAAGGCCACGGTGGCAGAGGTGGCCCCCGTGTTCCAGGCCTTTGTGCGCTTTGCGCTGGCCACGGTGGCGGTGGCGGCCTGGTGCCTGTGGCGCGGCGTAGGTCTTTCCAGCGCGGGGGAACCCGCCGGGGCCAAGCGCGCCGGGCTGTTGGCGGGGGCGCTGTTTGCGGGCGAGTTTGCGTGCATCTACCTGGGTCTGCAGTACACCACTGCGTCGCGGCTCACGGTGTTTTTGTACGCCTCGCCGTTCTGGGTGGCCCTGCTGCTGCCGCGCTTCATCCCCGGTGAGCGCCTGCAGGGCTGGCAGTGGCTGGGCCTGGCCGCTGCGTTTGTGGGCGTGGGGCTGGCGCTGGGCGACGGGCTGCTGGGCCATGCCAGTACAGCATTGCCACAAGGCTGGCTGGGGGACCTGCTGGGGCTGGCCGCAGGCCTGATGTGGGCCCTGACCACGGTGGTCATCCGCACCACGCC includes:
- a CDS encoding DMT family transporter, with product MPSNRKTHIDALAIALLLACCMFWGFQQVLVKATVAEVAPVFQAFVRFALATVAVAAWCLWRGVGLSSAGEPAGAKRAGLLAGALFAGEFACIYLGLQYTTASRLTVFLYASPFWVALLLPRFIPGERLQGWQWLGLAAAFVGVGLALGDGLLGHASTALPQGWLGDLLGLAAGLMWALTTVVIRTTPLARVAPAKQLLYQVGVSTAVLPVLSLGLGEAWVWQFSAFAWGSLLVQALVGAFVSYLAWMWMLAHYPATKISVFVFLTPVFALLFGAFWLGEPVTPGLVVALVLVAAGIVLVNRRPAAA
- the minC gene encoding septum site-determining protein MinC, with translation MALTTAAQSRTSFDLKSASLPVVAVMLKTTDAARFAADLAERVADAPGFFDNDPVLIDLAAVREAEAPIDFVAIVAELRSRSTLPVAVRGGSPAQMDAARAAGLAAAPDAPPARAEAPAALAQEVVREVIREVEVEVVREVPVQVPMPGPGTVVVDKPLRSGQQVYARGADLVVMAVVSFGAEVIADGNIHVYAPLRGRAIAGARGNTEARIFSTCLEPQLVSIAGIYRTTETELPAEVRGKPAQVRLDGEKLIIEPLA